The Thioalkalivibrio thiocyanodenitrificans ARhD 1 genome window below encodes:
- the thrC gene encoding threonine synthase yields the protein MPFRTRYTGLIDRYRDRLPVHDDTRIISLGEGNTPLIRLNNIPRIVGREVDIYVKYEGLNPTGSFKDRGMTMAVTKAVEEGSKAIICASTGNTSAAAAAYAARAGIAAFVIIPDGKIAMGKLAQAMMHGSVVIQIKGNFDDGMRLVKEVASEAPVTIVNSINPYRLQGQKTAAFEITEELGRAPDYHCLPVGNAGNITAHWIGYCEYSSASGDHVTEACTFCKGHCAYAGGAIVGNRPKMVGYQAAGSAPFMRGEMVDNPDTVATAIRIGHPQSWDSAWKVKEESGGWFDECTDAEILAAQKLLAEKEGVFCEPASAASLAGALRDVQNDRIPEGSSIVCTLTGHGLKDPDTAIAQSTRPLINVEATLDQVKRAILDNM from the coding sequence ATGCCATTTCGAACCCGCTACACCGGTCTGATCGACCGTTACCGTGACCGGCTGCCGGTGCACGACGATACCCGCATCATCAGCCTCGGCGAGGGCAACACGCCGCTGATCCGCCTGAACAACATTCCGCGCATCGTCGGCAGGGAAGTGGATATCTACGTGAAGTACGAGGGGCTGAACCCCACAGGTTCATTCAAGGATCGCGGCATGACCATGGCCGTGACCAAGGCGGTGGAGGAGGGTTCAAAGGCCATCATCTGCGCCTCCACGGGCAATACGTCCGCGGCCGCCGCCGCTTATGCGGCCCGTGCCGGCATCGCCGCTTTCGTTATCATTCCGGACGGCAAGATCGCCATGGGCAAGCTGGCCCAGGCCATGATGCACGGCTCGGTGGTCATCCAGATCAAGGGCAACTTCGATGACGGCATGCGCCTCGTGAAGGAAGTGGCCAGCGAGGCACCGGTGACCATCGTCAACTCCATCAATCCCTATCGGCTCCAGGGCCAGAAAACCGCCGCCTTCGAGATCACGGAGGAACTGGGGCGCGCGCCGGACTATCACTGTCTGCCGGTGGGCAACGCCGGAAACATTACCGCGCACTGGATCGGCTATTGCGAGTACAGTTCCGCCTCCGGCGATCATGTCACCGAGGCCTGCACCTTCTGCAAGGGACATTGTGCGTACGCGGGTGGCGCCATCGTGGGAAACCGTCCGAAGATGGTGGGGTACCAGGCCGCCGGCAGCGCACCCTTCATGCGCGGCGAGATGGTGGACAACCCCGATACGGTGGCCACTGCCATCCGTATCGGGCATCCCCAGTCATGGGATTCCGCCTGGAAGGTGAAGGAGGAATCCGGCGGCTGGTTCGATGAATGCACGGACGCCGAGATCCTCGCGGCGCAGAAACTGCTGGCCGAAAAGGAGGGGGTGTTCTGCGAACCGGCCTCCGCCGCTTCCCTTGCCGGCGCGTTGCGGGACGTGCAGAACGACAGGATCCCCGAGGGCTCCAGCATCGTCTGCACCCTCACCGGCCACGGGCTCAAGGATCCCGACACCGCCATCGCCCAGAGCACCCGCCCGCTGATCAACGTCGAGGCCACTCTGGATCAGGTGAAGCGGGCGATTCTGGATAACATGTAA